Genomic DNA from Solanum pennellii chromosome 3, SPENNV200:
TCCACAAGTTTGCTGCTATTTGACATTGTAGAAATAGGTGGTTGTGTGTTTCTGCTTCCTTCTTGCACATATAGCATCTGGTAGCCATCTGAAACTTCCTTCTGGTCAGGTTGTCTTGGGTCAGGCAAGCTCCATGGTCCAGCTGAAGCAACTAATCTTAGGAGGCAATTTTATCTTCCATATAAGCTTCCAAGGCTAGTGGTCTGTAATTGCATTTCGTGGGCCTAGATGCTTGAGAGCTGCTTTAACTGAGAACTTCCCACCCCTTTTTTTCTCCCCAGTTGAGCTGGTCTGGTATTTCACTGTTAAATGCAACACTGTAAAGTGTTGCTAGTAGGCTGACCAACTCCTCCATTTCCCAGTCCTGTATGTTCCAAGAATTCCCTTTTCTGTATTGCTGAATAGTAGAGTTAGGCTCCCTTGCTTTCTGGAACATGTTAGGGTAAGCAACCATTAAGGAGGAGTTGCCTATCCATTTGTCTCTCCAGAAACTGATATGTTGTCCATTCCCTGCAATTAAGTATTTGTGTTGAGAGAACTCCCATAATTTGCTTATACTTCTACAGACACCAACTCCATATGGAGCTGTTGAAACATTAGAACACCAGTGGTTTAGTGCTTCATGTTTAGCAATAATCAcatccttccaaaggctatgcTCCTCTTGAGTGTATCTCCACAACCACTTCATAAGTAGGCATTTGTTTTGCAATGCTAAGTCTCTAATGCCCAAACCACCTAACTTTTTTGGTAACAAGACTATTGGCCAATTGACCAAATGGAATTTATGGCTTTTGTTATTCCCTTCCCATAGAAAATTCCTTCTGGTTTTGTCCAGTTGCTTCAAAGCCTTACTAGATATGGGATGTAGTGACATACTATATGTTGGGATACTATCTAGTACACTGATTATCAATGTAAGTCTTCCACCCATAGAGAGGTACTGCATTTGCCATGTAGCAAGCcttttttcaaacttttcaatCATTCCACTCCAGATGCCATCCGCCTTTTATTTAGCCCCAAATGGAAGGCCTAAGTAAGTGGTTGGGAAAATTCCAGTTCTACAACCCAATATGTCTGCCAGCTCCTCAATGTTCTGCACCTCATTAATAGGATAGATCACACTCTTGAGCATGTTTATATGGAGACCTGAAACAGCTTCAAATATGAGTAGCGTAAGGTTTAAATATAGGACCTGCTCTCTGTCAGCCCCACAAAAGATCAATGTATCATCTGCGTAAAGCAAATGTGAGATGTTAACTGCTCTATCCCTTCCTATATCAAAACCTTTGAGCCATTGCAGTTGTTTGGCTTTGTTTAACATTCTACTCAACCCTTCCATAGCTAGGATGAATAGAAAAGGTGAAAGTGGATCACCTTGCCTTAGGCCTCTCTGTGCAGAGAAAAAGCCTACTAGGCTTCTGTTGATTAGAACTGAATACTTAACTATGGAGATGTTGAACTTAATCCATTTAATCGACCTATCACCAAACCCCATCTGCCGGAGAATAGATATGAGATAAGACCAATTCAAATGGTCAAAGGCTTTCTCAACATCTAATTTGCAAAGTAGTCCAGCATTCCCCTGTTTCAATTACCAATCAAGCACCTCATTTGCTATGAGTGAGGCATCAATGATTTGTCTCCCTTTGATGAAGGCATTTTGTTGGTTTGAGACTAATTTCCCCATAACTGTCTTCAATCTATTTGCGAGGACTTTTGCAATGATCTTGTATATGCTTCCAATCAAGACTAATGGGTCTGTAATCCCTAAGTTCGCTTGCCCCCTTTTTCTTAGAAAGAAGTGATATGTATGAAGCATTACAAGACTTACCTATCCAGCAATGTTGATGGTAGTGTTGCATAACTGTTAATAGATCTGTCTTGA
This window encodes:
- the LOC107013121 gene encoding uncharacterized protein LOC107013121 codes for the protein MGEKLKMDTQLGCYSISCMLQSTLEEFRWCFMGIYGPHTNSKREEMWDELAGIRGLWEHEWVIGGDLNGAQFTWSRDENNQQALRIDRFIIPSEWNDSFKVVKQIALPRESSNLEAAFREEEVLATIKSSAPDKAPGPDGFTMAFFQSSWEFIKTDLLTGNAGLLCKLDVEKAFDHLNWSYLISILRQMGFGDRSIKWIKFNISIVKYSVLINRSLVGFFSAQRGLRQGDPLSPFLFILAMEGLSRMLNKAKQLQWLKGFDIGRDRAVNISHLLYADDTLIFCGADREQVLYLNLTLLIFEAVSGLHINMLKSVIYPINEVQNIEELADILGCRTGIFPTTYLGLPFGAK